In one Paramisgurnus dabryanus chromosome 21, PD_genome_1.1, whole genome shotgun sequence genomic region, the following are encoded:
- the LOC135765014 gene encoding kinesin-like protein KIF1C isoform X1: MTDRRTHTTPNTHTVFGEAGATEDMAASVKVAVRVRPFNARENSRDSKCVIQMQGNTTCIWNPKQPKEAKNFTFDYSYWSHSTEEDPAFVSQQQVYLDIGEEMLLHAFEGYNVCIFAYGQTGAGKSYTMMGKQEPGQHGIIPQMCEDLFKRICENSDPELSFSVEVSFMEIYCERVRDLLNPKSKGALRVREHPIMGPYVEDLSKLAVTSYDDIKDLMDSGNKARTVAATNMNETSSRSHAVFTIIFTQHRRDQLTNLLTEKVSKVSLVDLAGSERADSSGAKGLRLKEGANINKSLTTLGKVISALAEMQTSKRKKSEFIPYRDSVLTWILKENLGGNSRTAMIAALSPADINYEETLSTLRYADRAKQIRCNAVINEDPNARLIRELKEEVNRLRDLLMAQGLSQLITTPAAEVNNNRVTAVTLLPAGSASNGAPPITGDGSAPEDDPASQDSHCQLEEFQSEIITNEEAVERLKETEKIIAELNETWEEKLRKTESIRLDRESVLAEMGVSIKQDGGTVGVFSPKGTPHLVNLNEDPLMSECLLYYIKEGVTRVGQKNVDIKLTGQCIKEEHCVFYSHINNNGEVEVILEPLDGAETYVNGKQILERQTLRQGNRIVMGKNHVFRFNHPEQARLERERSSCLELQGEAVDWNYAQKELLEKQGIDIKLEMERRLQDVEVQYRREKEEADLLLEQQRLYADSDSGDDSDKRSCEESWRLISSLREKLPANKVQSIVKRCGLPSSGKRREPLRVYQIPQRRRICKDPEQVTLSDLKLQAVKEICYEVALGDFRHTRREMEALAIVKMKELCRMYGRRDAAEKEAWREVAQDVWETVGLGDERAQENTDACADGESVKSGVHDLKAHIDKLTDILQEVKEQNNMKDEEIKALRDRMIKMESIIPAVQQDDESSEDLTEKVVQGRSDEEDGRSSQLPKEQRVTRLMEEDPAFRRGRLRWLKQEQTRLHNLQQQQITKQLRRGAGGGEAVVHLPGTGRFIPPQDCKLKFPFKSNPQHRLSWGPNDYKEERNETRNSAPCVPLLPVPFQVPVIMRTPSPGRPWTPRHYPNGSNGNDFPQQWQYRRNSLDGSALAGNQGYYSNAHHNNNSQQAGRGRYRRQSPGPWARGQEEGYATAYTQTWGRHQQPPQNYQTAPHASGSWTNNHKAQGYVTPPRMRRQFSAPDLKNRETPV; the protein is encoded by the exons ATGACCGACAGAAGAACACACACAACACCCAACACACACACCGTATTCGGTGAAG CTGGAGCCACTGAAGA CATGGCTGCTTCAGTGAAAGTAGCAGTAAGAGTTCGGCCATTCAATGCCCGAGAAAACAGCCGGGATTCAAAATGTGTCATACAGATGCAGGGGAACACAACCT GTATCTGGAACCCAAAACAACCCAAAGAAGCAAAGAATTTCACCTTTGATTATTCCTACTGGTCTCACAGTACA GAGGAGGACCCAGCGTTTGTGTCTCAGCAGCAGGTGTATCTGGACATTGGTGAGGAAATGTTGCTTCATGCCTTTGAAGGATACAATGTGTGTATATTTGCTTATGGTCAGACTGGAGCTGGAAAATCTTACACTATGATGGGGAAACAAGAACCAGGACAACATGGCATTATACCACAg ATGTGTGAGGATTTGTTCAAGCGTATATGTGAAAATTCAGACCCTGAGCTCTCTTTCTCTGTAGAG gtGTCGTTTATGGAGATCTATTGTGAGAGAGTGAGAGATCTGTTAAACCCAAAGAGTAAAGGAGCACTTAGGGTTCGAGAACATCCCATTATGGGTCCATATGTAGAAGACCTGTCCAAACTGGCTGTGACATCATATGATGACATCAAAGACCTCATGGATTCAGGAAACAAGGCTCG GACAGTGGCAGCGACAAACATGAATGAGACAAGCAGCCGCTCACACGCCGTCTTCACAATCATCTTTACTCAACACCGTAGAGATCAGCTGACCAACCTCCTCACAGAGAAG GTGAGTAAGGTGAGTCTGGTTGATTTGGCGGGTAGTGAACGTGCAGATTCGTCAGGAGCCAAGGGTTTGAGATTAAAG gaaggTGCTAATATTAATAAATCTCTCACTACGCTGGGCAAAGTCATCTCTGCGCTGGCTGAAATG CAAACCAGCAAAAGAAAGAAATCTGAGTTTATTCCCTACAGAGACTCTGTGCTCACCTGGATACTGAAGGAGAACCTGG GTGGTAATTCTCGTACTGCTATGATCGCTGCTCTCAGTCCTGCAGACATTAACTATGAAGAAACACTCAGCACCCTCAG aTATGCTGATCGTGCAAAGCAGATCCGCTGTAATGCTGTAATTAATGAGGATCCTAATGCTCGGCTGATCAGAGAGCTGAAGGAGGAGGTGAATCGACTCAGAGATCTGCTGATGGCACAAGGACTGAGCCAACTCATCACAACACCAG CTGCAGAAGTCAACAATAACCGTGTTACCGCTGTTACTCTCCTGCCTGCTGGATCCGCCTCTAATGGAGCTCCACCCATCACAGGAGATGGCTCCGCCCCAGAGGATGACCCCGCCTCTCAGGATAGCCATTGCCAATTAGAAGAGTTTCAGAGTGAGATCATTACTAATGAGGAAGCAGTGGAGAGGTTAAAG GAAACCGAGAAGATCATCGCTGAACTGAATGAGACATGGGAAGagaaactgagaaaaactgaGTCCATACGATTGGACAG AGAGTCGGTTCTGGCTGAGATGGGCGTCTCCATAAAACAAGATGGAGGAACTGTAGGAGTGTTCTCACCTAAAGGG ACGCCTCACCTGGTGAATCTTAATGAAGATCCATTGATGTCAGAATGTTTGCTGTATTACATCAAAGAGGGAGTGACCAG GGTCGGTCAGAAGAATGTGGACATTAAACTGACTGGTCAGTGTATTAAAGAGGAACACTGTGTATTTTACAGTCACATCAATAACAATGGAGAAG tGGAGGTGATTCTGGAGCCGTTGGACGGAGCGGAGACGTATGTGAACGGGAAACAGATCTTGGAGCGTCAGACGCTCAGACAGG GTAACCGTATTGTGATGGGTAAGAACCACGTCTTCCGATTCAATCACCCGGAGCAGGCACGTTTGGAGCGAGAGCGCAGTTCTTGCCTGGAGCTGCAGGGGGAGGCGGTGGACTGGAATTATGCTCAGAAAGAGCTGCTGGAGAAACAGGGCATCGACATTAAACTAGAGATGGAGAGAAG GTTACAGGATGTGGAGGTTCAGTATCGTCGAGAGAAAGAGGAAGCAGATTTGTTGCTGGAACAGCAGAGATTG TACGCAGACTCAGACAGTGGAGATGATTCAGATAAACGCTCCTGTGAGGAGAGCTGGAGACTCATTTCATCTCTGAGAGAGAAACTACCAGCTAACAAG GTGCAGTCTATAGTGAAGCGCTGCGGTTTGCCCAGCAGCGGAAAGCGGCGGGAACCATTACGAGTTTACCAGATACCACAGCGCCGGAGAATCTGCAAAGACCCCGAGCAGGTGACGTTGAGTGACCTAAAGCTTCAGGCGGTGAAGGAGATCTGTTACGAGGTGGCGCTCGGCGACTTCAGACACACTCGCCGTGAGATGGAGGCGCTGGCCATCGTTAAGATGAAGGAGCTGTGCCGCATGTACGGCAGACGGGACGCCGCGGAGAAGGAGGCGTGGAGAGAGGTGGCGCAGGACGTCTGGGAGACGGTGGGCCTGGGAGACGAGCGTGCCCAGGAGAACACGGACGCCTGCGCGGATGGGGAAAGCGTCAAAAGTGGCGTGCACGATCTGAAAGCGCATATCGACAAATTGACGGATATTTTACAGGAGGTCAAAGAGCAGAACAACATGAAGGATGAGGAAATCAAAGCCCTCAGAGATAGAATGATAAAGATGGAGAGCATCATACCAGCAGTACAGCAG GATGATGAATCATCAGAGGATCTGACTGAGAAAGTCGTCCAGGGGCGGAGCGATGAGGAGGATGGGCGCAGCTCACAACTCCCCAAAGAACAACGGGTGACACGACTGATGGAAGAAGACCCTGCCTTCCGCCGGGGCCGTCTGCGCTGGCTCAAACAGGAGCAAACGCGTCTGCACAACCTGCAGCAGCAGCAGATCACCAAGCAGCTACGCCGAGGAGCTGGCGGAGGAGAGGCCGTCGTTCACCTTCCCGGTACGGGCCGCTTCATTCCTCCGCAGGACTGCAAGCTGAAGTTCCCCTTTAAGAGCAACCCGCAACACCGGCTCTCCTGGGGGCCCAACGACTATAAGGAGGAGCGTAACGAGACTCGAAACTCCGCCCCCTGCGTGCCATTACTTCCTGTACCCTTTCAGGTGCCGGTCATCATGCGAACGCCTTCTCCCGGTCGCCCCTGGACGCCTCGCCACTACCCCAATGGAAGCAACGGCAATGATTTTCCACAGCAGTGGCAGTACAGGCGCAACTCGCTGGATGGCTCTGCCTTGGCCGGCAACCAGGGTTACTATAGCAACGCTCATCACAACAACAACTCGCAGCAGGCGGGCCGCGGCCGATATCGGCGTCAATCGCCGGGCCCTTGGGCACGAGGACAGGAGGAGGGTTACGCCACGGCGTACACGCAGACGTGGGGCCGTCACCAGCAACCTCCCCAAAACTACCAGACTGCACCACACGCATCTGGAAGTTGGACGAACAACCACAAAGCCCAGGGGTACGTCACCCCTCCACGCATGAGACGACAGTTTAGTGCACCTGACCTTAAGAATAGAGAAACACCCGTCTGA
- the LOC135765014 gene encoding kinesin-like protein KIF1C isoform X2, protein MAASVKVAVRVRPFNARENSRDSKCVIQMQGNTTCIWNPKQPKEAKNFTFDYSYWSHSTEEDPAFVSQQQVYLDIGEEMLLHAFEGYNVCIFAYGQTGAGKSYTMMGKQEPGQHGIIPQMCEDLFKRICENSDPELSFSVEVSFMEIYCERVRDLLNPKSKGALRVREHPIMGPYVEDLSKLAVTSYDDIKDLMDSGNKARTVAATNMNETSSRSHAVFTIIFTQHRRDQLTNLLTEKVSKVSLVDLAGSERADSSGAKGLRLKEGANINKSLTTLGKVISALAEMQTSKRKKSEFIPYRDSVLTWILKENLGGNSRTAMIAALSPADINYEETLSTLRYADRAKQIRCNAVINEDPNARLIRELKEEVNRLRDLLMAQGLSQLITTPAAEVNNNRVTAVTLLPAGSASNGAPPITGDGSAPEDDPASQDSHCQLEEFQSEIITNEEAVERLKETEKIIAELNETWEEKLRKTESIRLDRESVLAEMGVSIKQDGGTVGVFSPKGTPHLVNLNEDPLMSECLLYYIKEGVTRVGQKNVDIKLTGQCIKEEHCVFYSHINNNGEVEVILEPLDGAETYVNGKQILERQTLRQGNRIVMGKNHVFRFNHPEQARLERERSSCLELQGEAVDWNYAQKELLEKQGIDIKLEMERRLQDVEVQYRREKEEADLLLEQQRLYADSDSGDDSDKRSCEESWRLISSLREKLPANKVQSIVKRCGLPSSGKRREPLRVYQIPQRRRICKDPEQVTLSDLKLQAVKEICYEVALGDFRHTRREMEALAIVKMKELCRMYGRRDAAEKEAWREVAQDVWETVGLGDERAQENTDACADGESVKSGVHDLKAHIDKLTDILQEVKEQNNMKDEEIKALRDRMIKMESIIPAVQQDDESSEDLTEKVVQGRSDEEDGRSSQLPKEQRVTRLMEEDPAFRRGRLRWLKQEQTRLHNLQQQQITKQLRRGAGGGEAVVHLPGTGRFIPPQDCKLKFPFKSNPQHRLSWGPNDYKEERNETRNSAPCVPLLPVPFQVPVIMRTPSPGRPWTPRHYPNGSNGNDFPQQWQYRRNSLDGSALAGNQGYYSNAHHNNNSQQAGRGRYRRQSPGPWARGQEEGYATAYTQTWGRHQQPPQNYQTAPHASGSWTNNHKAQGYVTPPRMRRQFSAPDLKNRETPV, encoded by the exons ATGGCTGCTTCAGTGAAAGTAGCAGTAAGAGTTCGGCCATTCAATGCCCGAGAAAACAGCCGGGATTCAAAATGTGTCATACAGATGCAGGGGAACACAACCT GTATCTGGAACCCAAAACAACCCAAAGAAGCAAAGAATTTCACCTTTGATTATTCCTACTGGTCTCACAGTACA GAGGAGGACCCAGCGTTTGTGTCTCAGCAGCAGGTGTATCTGGACATTGGTGAGGAAATGTTGCTTCATGCCTTTGAAGGATACAATGTGTGTATATTTGCTTATGGTCAGACTGGAGCTGGAAAATCTTACACTATGATGGGGAAACAAGAACCAGGACAACATGGCATTATACCACAg ATGTGTGAGGATTTGTTCAAGCGTATATGTGAAAATTCAGACCCTGAGCTCTCTTTCTCTGTAGAG gtGTCGTTTATGGAGATCTATTGTGAGAGAGTGAGAGATCTGTTAAACCCAAAGAGTAAAGGAGCACTTAGGGTTCGAGAACATCCCATTATGGGTCCATATGTAGAAGACCTGTCCAAACTGGCTGTGACATCATATGATGACATCAAAGACCTCATGGATTCAGGAAACAAGGCTCG GACAGTGGCAGCGACAAACATGAATGAGACAAGCAGCCGCTCACACGCCGTCTTCACAATCATCTTTACTCAACACCGTAGAGATCAGCTGACCAACCTCCTCACAGAGAAG GTGAGTAAGGTGAGTCTGGTTGATTTGGCGGGTAGTGAACGTGCAGATTCGTCAGGAGCCAAGGGTTTGAGATTAAAG gaaggTGCTAATATTAATAAATCTCTCACTACGCTGGGCAAAGTCATCTCTGCGCTGGCTGAAATG CAAACCAGCAAAAGAAAGAAATCTGAGTTTATTCCCTACAGAGACTCTGTGCTCACCTGGATACTGAAGGAGAACCTGG GTGGTAATTCTCGTACTGCTATGATCGCTGCTCTCAGTCCTGCAGACATTAACTATGAAGAAACACTCAGCACCCTCAG aTATGCTGATCGTGCAAAGCAGATCCGCTGTAATGCTGTAATTAATGAGGATCCTAATGCTCGGCTGATCAGAGAGCTGAAGGAGGAGGTGAATCGACTCAGAGATCTGCTGATGGCACAAGGACTGAGCCAACTCATCACAACACCAG CTGCAGAAGTCAACAATAACCGTGTTACCGCTGTTACTCTCCTGCCTGCTGGATCCGCCTCTAATGGAGCTCCACCCATCACAGGAGATGGCTCCGCCCCAGAGGATGACCCCGCCTCTCAGGATAGCCATTGCCAATTAGAAGAGTTTCAGAGTGAGATCATTACTAATGAGGAAGCAGTGGAGAGGTTAAAG GAAACCGAGAAGATCATCGCTGAACTGAATGAGACATGGGAAGagaaactgagaaaaactgaGTCCATACGATTGGACAG AGAGTCGGTTCTGGCTGAGATGGGCGTCTCCATAAAACAAGATGGAGGAACTGTAGGAGTGTTCTCACCTAAAGGG ACGCCTCACCTGGTGAATCTTAATGAAGATCCATTGATGTCAGAATGTTTGCTGTATTACATCAAAGAGGGAGTGACCAG GGTCGGTCAGAAGAATGTGGACATTAAACTGACTGGTCAGTGTATTAAAGAGGAACACTGTGTATTTTACAGTCACATCAATAACAATGGAGAAG tGGAGGTGATTCTGGAGCCGTTGGACGGAGCGGAGACGTATGTGAACGGGAAACAGATCTTGGAGCGTCAGACGCTCAGACAGG GTAACCGTATTGTGATGGGTAAGAACCACGTCTTCCGATTCAATCACCCGGAGCAGGCACGTTTGGAGCGAGAGCGCAGTTCTTGCCTGGAGCTGCAGGGGGAGGCGGTGGACTGGAATTATGCTCAGAAAGAGCTGCTGGAGAAACAGGGCATCGACATTAAACTAGAGATGGAGAGAAG GTTACAGGATGTGGAGGTTCAGTATCGTCGAGAGAAAGAGGAAGCAGATTTGTTGCTGGAACAGCAGAGATTG TACGCAGACTCAGACAGTGGAGATGATTCAGATAAACGCTCCTGTGAGGAGAGCTGGAGACTCATTTCATCTCTGAGAGAGAAACTACCAGCTAACAAG GTGCAGTCTATAGTGAAGCGCTGCGGTTTGCCCAGCAGCGGAAAGCGGCGGGAACCATTACGAGTTTACCAGATACCACAGCGCCGGAGAATCTGCAAAGACCCCGAGCAGGTGACGTTGAGTGACCTAAAGCTTCAGGCGGTGAAGGAGATCTGTTACGAGGTGGCGCTCGGCGACTTCAGACACACTCGCCGTGAGATGGAGGCGCTGGCCATCGTTAAGATGAAGGAGCTGTGCCGCATGTACGGCAGACGGGACGCCGCGGAGAAGGAGGCGTGGAGAGAGGTGGCGCAGGACGTCTGGGAGACGGTGGGCCTGGGAGACGAGCGTGCCCAGGAGAACACGGACGCCTGCGCGGATGGGGAAAGCGTCAAAAGTGGCGTGCACGATCTGAAAGCGCATATCGACAAATTGACGGATATTTTACAGGAGGTCAAAGAGCAGAACAACATGAAGGATGAGGAAATCAAAGCCCTCAGAGATAGAATGATAAAGATGGAGAGCATCATACCAGCAGTACAGCAG GATGATGAATCATCAGAGGATCTGACTGAGAAAGTCGTCCAGGGGCGGAGCGATGAGGAGGATGGGCGCAGCTCACAACTCCCCAAAGAACAACGGGTGACACGACTGATGGAAGAAGACCCTGCCTTCCGCCGGGGCCGTCTGCGCTGGCTCAAACAGGAGCAAACGCGTCTGCACAACCTGCAGCAGCAGCAGATCACCAAGCAGCTACGCCGAGGAGCTGGCGGAGGAGAGGCCGTCGTTCACCTTCCCGGTACGGGCCGCTTCATTCCTCCGCAGGACTGCAAGCTGAAGTTCCCCTTTAAGAGCAACCCGCAACACCGGCTCTCCTGGGGGCCCAACGACTATAAGGAGGAGCGTAACGAGACTCGAAACTCCGCCCCCTGCGTGCCATTACTTCCTGTACCCTTTCAGGTGCCGGTCATCATGCGAACGCCTTCTCCCGGTCGCCCCTGGACGCCTCGCCACTACCCCAATGGAAGCAACGGCAATGATTTTCCACAGCAGTGGCAGTACAGGCGCAACTCGCTGGATGGCTCTGCCTTGGCCGGCAACCAGGGTTACTATAGCAACGCTCATCACAACAACAACTCGCAGCAGGCGGGCCGCGGCCGATATCGGCGTCAATCGCCGGGCCCTTGGGCACGAGGACAGGAGGAGGGTTACGCCACGGCGTACACGCAGACGTGGGGCCGTCACCAGCAACCTCCCCAAAACTACCAGACTGCACCACACGCATCTGGAAGTTGGACGAACAACCACAAAGCCCAGGGGTACGTCACCCCTCCACGCATGAGACGACAGTTTAGTGCACCTGACCTTAAGAATAGAGAAACACCCGTCTGA